AGACCGCTACTTTGTCAGGGAAGTCTTTCGGGCAAATTAAACTATCGGTAAACACCAATATAGCTATCAATGCGAAGGGTGAGAAGATAAAGCTTCCGGAACAAGTTAAGGTGGTAAAAGGAAGCCTGTTCGTGCCAGCTAGAAGTATAGCAGCTCTTATAGGGGCCAAGGCGAATTGGACATCCTCAACGCGTACAATTACGATTACGAAAATCGCTGATGTTAATGCCATTAAGCTTAGCTATCAGTTTGATAAAAATAACGAGGGCTGGAAAGGGGGATTTTCCGATCTTCCGGTCGATTATAATCAAGATATCTACGAATTGAAGCATGCCAGAGAGCTTCTACCTGTCGGAGATGCTAACAAGACCAATTATGGTTTGAAGCTTCAGGGGCATAACAGAAGTGATGATTTATTCATGTTTCTTTCCCGCAATGTTGGAGGGTTTGTGCCGAATGCCACCTATCAAGTTAAGCTAAATTTTGCGATTTATACAGATGTGGCCGATGGAATGATGGGAATTGGAGGATCTCCGGGTAACTCAGTCATAGTCAAGGCGGGAATCCTCAATAAGGAGCCTTTATCGGTTGAAACGGCTGGAGCTGGCGAAAAGTATTATAGGATGAATATTGACAAAGGGAACCAAACGACAGGCGGTACGGACGTGAAGGTACTTGGCAATATCGCTAAGCCAGACTCCGAGAAGCAAGGGTATCAACGTAAGGACTTTGAGTATAACGCTACTGTGAAAACAAACGCGAAAGGCGAGCTCTTCCTGCTGGTTGGCGTTGATTCGGGGTATGAGGGACTGACAACATTGTATTTCGACGATATTAATGTAACGGCTACGCAAAAATAAAAAAAAGGCTACCGACAAGGGAATGTCGGTAGCCTTTTGCAGCTTAGCTCAGTTTATTAGTAGTCTCTTTTTCTAATACTTCAATTCCTTTTACTGCTTTCGAAGCTTTTTTGCCAATTTTGTACGATTTAGCTAGCTTAACGCTTTTGGTTGCTTTGAATAGCTTCATCGATTTTAGCGATTTTAATGCCTTTAAGGATTTTAATCCTTTTACAGCTTTAAGCCCTGTTAATGAACCGACTCCGACAACTGCATCAATAAACTGTGTCACTGAAATCGAAGTTCCAACAGCT
This portion of the Cohnella abietis genome encodes:
- a CDS encoding copper amine oxidase N-terminal domain-containing protein gives rise to the protein MMKNKKIALSGLIVATAASLFSAPPSHAAEVINSVQFKWGQPSYTNSTGKHLLAVAPYELHGHSMVPLRALTESLGTSINWNKASQTATLSGKSFGQIKLSVNTNIAINAKGEKIKLPEQVKVVKGSLFVPARSIAALIGAKANWTSSTRTITITKIADVNAIKLSYQFDKNNEGWKGGFSDLPVDYNQDIYELKHARELLPVGDANKTNYGLKLQGHNRSDDLFMFLSRNVGGFVPNATYQVKLNFAIYTDVADGMMGIGGSPGNSVIVKAGILNKEPLSVETAGAGEKYYRMNIDKGNQTTGGTDVKVLGNIAKPDSEKQGYQRKDFEYNATVKTNAKGELFLLVGVDSGYEGLTTLYFDDINVTATQK
- a CDS encoding ion transporter, whose translation is MERKYFKKWYLILSFILSLFLVFVTILGFTSVSKDIKAPLDTIAHYILWFYIVELIVLFFMTKNARTFFKEQWLSILAVGTSISVTQFIDAVVGVGSLTGLKAVKGLKSLKALKSLKSMKLFKATKSVKLAKSYKIGKKASKAVKGIEVLEKETTNKLS